A genome region from Populus alba chromosome 5, ASM523922v2, whole genome shotgun sequence includes the following:
- the LOC118045109 gene encoding kinesin-like protein KIN-14S isoform X2: MNDLTVQMIEEICNRIKTVQISDSSPSLSSTTGETINSEEESVSNRIRQVYPSQGPTPPILQKIINLSDKIQNLKKEHSNLSNQVKTAKDSFLGPNILDTLQKLGNEYELLKKKYLQELSERKRLYNEVIELKGNIRVFCRCRPLNQVEITNGSNYVVEFDSSQDNELQIISSDSSKKQFKFDHVFGPEDNQEAVFAQTKPIVASVLDGYNVCIFAYGQTGTGKTFTMEGSPENRGVNYRTLDELFRVSQERSGIMRYGLFVSMMEVYNEKIRDLLIDSSNQPPKKLEIKQTAEGTQVPGLVETRVTGTEDVWDLLKSGSRARSVGSTSANELSSRSHCLLRVTVKGENLIDGQKTRSHLWMVDLAGSERVGKIDVEGERLKESQFINKSLSALGDVISALASKTGHIPYRNSKLTHMLQSSLGGDCKTLMFVQISPSATDLGETLCSLNFASRVRGIESGPARKQADLTELFKYKQMVEKLKHDEKETKKLQDSFQSLQLRLAAREHICRTLQEKVRELENQLGEERKTRLKQETRAFAADASQSTKQVVENRKVDKNPPLCPSKLRMPLRKITNFMPPPPLQKQKTGSVLSSIHVKENNPRTTNAGANTKSLMKPRRMSAAVRPPPPMSAQVFQPKRRVSIATYRSEPTSNMTTPLQTSRYKNGNVVGRQSFVRDTRKPRNSKLFSPLPEFRTASETTPTVTRTSSKFMGSPPAQAGSWKPKHPTVVALQRKSLVWSPLKLRSFQNRRPSLLPYRPSSANEVQ, from the exons ATGAACG ATCTGACAGTCCAAATGATTGAAGAGATATGCAATCGTATCAAGACCGTTCAAATTTCCGATTCCAGCCCTTCTCTCTCTTCGACCACAG GAGAAACTATTAATTCGGAGGAGGAGAGCGTATCAAATAGAATTCGACAAGTTTACCCATCTCAGGGGCCAACACCGCCCATTTTgcagaaaattatcaatttaagtgATAAAATTCAG AATTTGAAGAAAGAACACTCAAATCTCTCTAATCAAGTAAAGACTGCCAAGGATTCCTTTCTTGGCCCCAATATTTTAGACACCCTTCAAAAACTCG GTAATGAATATGAACTTCTTAAAAAGAAGTATCTACAAGAGTTGTCTGAGAGGAAGAGGCTTTACAATGAGGTGATCGAGCTTAAAGGGAATATTAGGGTCTTCTGTAGATGCAGACCACTAAATCAAGTCGAAATAACAAATGGTTCGAACTATGTAGTTGAATTTGACTCTTCCCAAGATAATGAGTTGCAGATCATTTCCTCTGATTCTTCCAAAAAGCAATTTAAGTTCGACCATGTTTTTGGGCCTGAGGATAATCAAG AGGCTGTTTTTGCACAAACTAAACCAATAGTTGCTTCAGTTTTGGATGGCTACAATGTCTGCATATTCGCCTATGGACAAACTGGAACTGGAAAGACGTTTACTATGGAGGGCAGCCCTGAAAATAGAGGAGTGAACTACAGAACATTGGATGAGTTGTTCCGAGTTTCTCAAGAGAGAAGTGGCATTATGAGATATGGTCTTTTTGTTAGTATGATGGAGGTTTACAATGAGAAGATAAGGGACCTCTTGATTGATAGTTCCAACCAACCGCCTAAAAA GTTGGAGATAAAACAAACAGCTGAAGGAACACAAGTCCCAGGACTTGTTGAAACTCGGGTGACTGGCACAGAGGATGTGTGGGATTTACTCAAGTCTGGAAGTCGGGCCAGGTCTGTTGGATCAACCAGCGCTAATGAGCTTAGCAGCCGTTCTCATTG TTTGTTGCGAGTAACAGTGAAAGGAGAGAATTTAATAGATGGACAAAAGACAAGAAGTCACCTATGGATGGTCGATTTGGCTGGTAGTGAACGTGTGGGAAAGATTGATGTTGAAGGTGAAAGATTGAAGGAATCGcaattcattaataaatctCTTTCAGCACTTGGTGATGTTATATCTGCCCTCGCATCTAAAACTGGCCACATCCCTTACAG GAACTCAAAGCTAACCCATATGCTACAGAGCTCTCTCG GAGGAGATTGTAAGACCTTGATGTTTGTCCAAATAAGTCCAAGTGCTACTGACCTTGGAGAGACGCTTTGTTCACTAAATTTTGCGAGTCGAGTGCGAGGAATTGAAAGTGGTCCTGCCCGCAAACAGGCTGATCTCACTGAACTTTTCAAATACAAGCAAATG GTAGAAAAGTTAAAGCATGATGAGAAGGAAACAAAGAAGTTGCAGGATAGCTTTCAATCATTGCAGTTGAGGCTTGCTGCTAGAGAACATATCTGCAGAACTCTCCAAGAAAAG GTTCGAGAGCTTGAGAATCAGTTAGGTGAGGAAAGAAAAACTAGACTAAAGCAGGAAACACGAGCCTTCGCCGCTGATGCTTCTCAGTCTACGAAACAAGTAGTAGAGAACAGAAAAGTAGATAAGAACCCACCTCTGTGTCCTTCAAAGTTGAGGATGCCGTTGCGAAAAATCACCAATTTCATGCCTCCGCCACCtctacaaaaacagaaaactgGTTCTGTTTTATCTTCAATACATGTCAAAGAAAACAATCCAAGAACCACAAATGCAGGAGCAAATACAAAAAGCCTTATGAAACCCAGACGTATGTCTGCTGCAGTCAGACCTCCTCCTCCAATGTCAGCACAGGTTTTTCAGCCTAAGAGACGGGTATCCATTGCTACCTATCGTTCAGAGCCAACCTCAAACATGACTACACCACTTCAAACCTCGCGATATAAAAATGGGAATGTAGTTGGCAGGCAGTCATTTGTCAGGGACACAAGAAAGCCAAGGAATTCAAAGCTGTTCTCTCCATTGCCAGAGTTCAGGACTGCATCAGAGACTACACCTACTGTTACGAGAACCAGTAGTAAATTCATGGGGAGTCCTCCAGCACAAGCAGGTTCTTGGAAGCCAAAGCACCCAACAGTTGTTGCACTGCAACGAAAATCTCTGGTGTGGAGCCCGCTAAAGTTGAGGAGCTTTCAAAACAGGAGACCATCTTTGTTGCCCTATCGACCATCATCAGCTAATGAGGTGCAATAA